The sequence below is a genomic window from Alligator mississippiensis isolate rAllMis1 chromosome 16, rAllMis1, whole genome shotgun sequence.
CTGCAGTGGTTAAAGGATGGGCCTTTTGGAAGGGACCCAGCATGCTCTCTGTTTGAACTATCCTTTCTAAAGGTGCTGATTACAAGCTCAGGGCCAAACAAACACCAGCCAGGCTTCATGTATAAGCAACTGTACAATGAGCTGTCACAGATTGCCTCCTTTCAATGCCCTGACCCTTGTCACACACAAGCAAGGAAGGAAATTGTTAAGCCACACAACTGTACATCCTTTTGCCCCTCTACTCGCAAGCGTGCTTTGCTGTTGCCACAACTACCGTGCACCACAGCCTTTATTCTGCTCCTTTAGGGATGCTCTTTCCCAGACTGCTGCTTCAAGTTCCCAGCCTATCCTTTAGCCATGGCTTGTGTTCATGTCTTAGAAATCAAACTGCACCTGGTCCTCAGTGCCTGTCCTAGCAGCACCCATTACTTTGAATCTGTGCCCTCTTCCACTGCAGACCAGCTCTAAACAGTCAGACTGCTGAGCTGGTTGGGagatccattgacttcagcaagcaAAGGCTTCTGTTCAGGTCAGGCACTTTGCGGGATCATTGCCTAAGTGAAAACAAGCATCAAAAGGAGGTGAGGTGCCATGGGAAATGACCATAGGCAAATGCTTGGAGCTTAGTTTGACTACTGTGGTGGTGGGGAATTCTAACACATCTGTGGGTGACCAGAGTGGAATGCCATGCAGCTGGGATACGGGCTCATGAGGGTCTTGTCTTATGAATTTTGCAGACCCCATAAGTGGGAACCTCATGTTGAAAAATCTTTCAAGAGAGATGTCTGGAACGTACGTCTGCACAGCAAAAAACAATGCTGGTATCTCCAAGTGCAACATAACCCTGGAGGTGAATTCATGTGAGTATACTCCCAGTGTGGTGGAGTCTCCACTCCTGGGCTGGAGTGCACAGACATTATCTAAAGGAAGATTTAAGGCCATGGAGGAAGGGGTCCAGAAAACAGTGAAGGAATTAGCCTGATTTGATATGAGGGGATGCATTCACTGCTCTGTAATGTTGCAGCATAACTGGAACATACTGACTGGAGGAAAGTTAGGGATTAGCATTAGCAGCAAGGTGAAGATTGCTGCAGGTTCCTTATCCAGCAACAAAGGAAGGTTGGATCtgacaggggtggagggggagggggattccTGTGCCATGGGGAGCCCCCACAACCTAACCAATGGGCTTTCTCTACCACATCCCCTTCTATCATATTCCAAGACAAGTGTGAGAAGCCCAGCTTCCTGAGGATCTGTATTGCTCTGACCCTGGCCTGCCGTCCTCTATAAACTCTGTTCTGATTTTCTGCAGACAACAATGCAGCTGTGATCGCTGGAGCTGTCGTGGGGTGTCTCATTGGAATTGGCTTAATCACCGTGTGCATTCTGCAATTTTTCGTGTGccgaaagaaaaagaaaaatacacagGAGGAAATGGCCAATGAGATCAAGTGAGAATCTGTGTTGTTTATGCCATCTGTTAGAAAAGCCCCTGGGGAGACTTCCCAAACACCATTGGTGCTTCTGTTCTCTAGCTGCTTGTCGGGGACCTGCATACTTGTCGCTGTCTGGATTGGAAACCTGAATGCATAACTGAATGGAAAGTTACCAGGGCACAAACATACCATTGTCtctgaggctggggcagccatgatgTTGTCCCCTCTTTACAAACCTTGTGGTTTTTGTTGTGTGTAATAAGGCCCTAGTTCCTGGAATCACATGACTGTGAGACTCTCaacttccatttaaaaatgatCTCTGGATCCCTAATTGAGGAGGAAAGCTTGGAAGCATGACCTGTTTGGTCAAAGAACATGAAGACAAATCAAATACACCCCTCATGATGACTTGGAGGCTGGTTGATGGTTTTGCTTGGACCTAACACTGTAGCTAGTAGCAAAGGCCAGAACTAAGGTTGCCCAGCAACTACATAAGATGATACTGCCATAAGATATTGGTTGAATTTTGTCAAAACGTAATGTTTTGGGTTGAATCTTTCCCTGCTGGTGGCTGGCCAAGGTTAAATGCTTTCTCGAAAATGTCGGTGAAGATGTTTCAGCCATTTGGGGCAAACAGTTTAAGAGcaaattttgttttgttgctgATGATGAAATGCTTATGCTGGTTTTGTGCCTCTGCATCTTCCAGTGTGGACCTGAAGTCTGGCCAGGGCCCAAATTTGGCTAAGTTaaaagcctttgaaaaatctcagcctACACATGCTCATACAGACCTCTCTGAGTTTAACAGCTCAGATCTCCAGAGTTTCTGTCCACAGTGAGCATGTTCCATCTCCACTGCTCCTACTTGTAAATGCAAAGGGGAACGGAAGAAACAGGAGGGAAAGTAGGGCAGCAAGGTAGAGCTGGGGAAGGTAGAGGAGGGGGAGTGGACAGAAGCTGAAGGGGCAGGGGATTGAAGGACCTCTGGTTATAGGCCCTCTTGTAACCTATGTGGTTACAAGAACACACATGATGGAAGAAACCAAAATCCCGAGTCTTTATTCTGGTGCCCCCAAACAGCTTTGAAGTCTTTAGGCAAAGTTGGGATCTTATCCTTGCATACTGCCTAGTGTCCATAGAGGATGACAGACCACTGCTGCTACCACTAGCTTTGCTAGCTCGAGTGGAAGGGGCCTGTGCTGTAGAGGCTAACATCTATGTTGCATATTCAGACTTTGTTCTGGCATTTCCTGCTTTCAAGTGCTTTGACTTGGCAGCTGTATCATTCTGTTGCCAGAGAGTGAGGGAGCACATAAAGGCAGCACGTACTCAGGATCCCCAGATCCAGTAGTTACCAGCCATTTTATCCTGCCCATCTGCAGAGCCTGGTTCATGGAATAGCCCATTCAAACAGGCTAAGGCGTAAAAGTCCCATGTTCAATTTCCAGGAGTGCCCGGTTCCTCCCCTGGTTGGGAATAATATGTGTAAACGGGCAAAGACTGTGTTCTCCCCTTTTTCTAGCTCCTTTTACTGACTGCTTCTGTTTTCCATTCCAGGGAAGATGCTGTTGCTCCAAAGACACTTTCTTGGGCTAAAGGTTCTGGTTCAGACACTGTCTCCAAAAATGGTACCTTGTCTTCAGTGAACACAACTCGGGACCACAAATTGTACATGTCCAAGCCTGTCTCAGACACAGCCTCCATCatcactgctgctggcagcactgtGGGCTACAAGCCCCAGTACACCACCCTAAGGAGTGGAACTCTAACACCCACTCCCAGCTTATCCAGCCAGTCCCTGCCTCTCTATTTCCCCCCTGTGATGAATGGCAACCATTACCAGAACACTGTGCCAAGCAACAGAAATGCTCTCCACAGGACAAATGGACCTCAGCTACAGCCCCCCCAGCAAGAACCTGCTGTGCCTCAAGGGCTCACCACCTCCACCCTTGCCAGAATGGGTGCAGTGCCAGTCATGGTACCGGCCCAGAGTCACGCAGGGTCACTGGTGTAAGCATCCAACAGCTGTGCACCCTCTGTACAGAGAAAAGGGTCTGCAAGTGGCCATTTATCCTTACCAAAGTGAACAGTTGGGAAACAGAAGGGCAAAGCCACTTGCTTCCTGCTCCATGCTCATGCATATATGAGGTGTGTGACGGGAGCAGTTTAcatggcatttgtgtacagaaaTTCCCAAGGAACAGGCTGCCTTAGACACCCTCTGGACACAGCAAATTCTCCTGCAGCCTCACACACAGCACtcctctccccaaaaactcttccccaccccctgctccctccctatGCTATTGCCTTAGCACTAGGGCCCACCTGCTTCCCTCCTCTGGTGGGAGAGTTTATTTATTGAAGAAATATGGCTGGTATGCGTGTGGTTATTtcccctgctttgggcagcagcTCTTTTGGCTTTTTGGCAAAGGCTGTGaccaaagggcttgaaaaatgCTCTTGATAGTGCTGAGAATTTGGGAGCTGCTTGGCCAATAGCCACCATGGTATCCAAGCTTCAGTTTCAGCCTTTGTGAACTCCAAGATatgacccctcctccccatggTGCCATTTTGTCTGTTATAGGAGCATTTACCCACTGCTAGCAAATTGTGCTCACACCCGGTGCAGAGAGCAGGCTTGTCGTGAGTGGAGTTGGGCCCAAGTGGAGCTTCTGGCTAGGAAGGAACCTGTCCAAGCCTGGCTCTGAGCAGCCATACAGTGCTGGGAGTCTGTTTGCTGGGGGAGAAGCATTATAGTACAGATTCCCCTATAGTACAGTCTTCATCCCCATCACTAACCAGATTAAGGCACTGGGCCTAACTGCATCATGCCTGCTAGCTAGAGCTGTTATGAAGGGGTATCACTGTGATAGTGTCTGGTGATGGTAGCTGCCATGAATCCCACCCTCTGCCTGGTAAAGCTGGAGAACACCCCTTCTCTTCACCCATGTACCCCCAATTGCTTGTATACTCTAGCAGCTTTAGGTCTCTGGCTAGCAGGGGTCACACTTTCCTCTCTCATCTCTCACTATCTGAATCCCCCAGTCTGTGTCCCCTGCCCCAATACCtgatgcaggcagcagcagctcacctgGGACTTGTACACTCCTTCCTCAACACTGTGGAGAGCTGCACTTTGCAAAGAGCCCAAGCCCCCAACAACCAAAGTTGTACCCTGCCTGAGGGGAACAAGGCCTCTATGTCTTCCCACCAGGAGAGGGTCATGAACTTGTGCTACTAACCCAAGCAAAACGTTCTAGAGTAACCTTGTAGTCTAACAGTCTAACCATTGTTCTTTTAAGGACACCTTCAGCATTTTGATTCATATTATGCTAATGATTATATTTGTTTATTTAATGGACTCCTTAAACCTTGTGTATTTTGCTTTTTTGGGTAGGAAATAATTTTATCCCCATAGCTACTAACTGCTCTTCCCACCCTGTCTCTCTCTGGTTGTTGTTGTGCTGGCTATTTTTAGATGTCAGCCAGATCCTTCTGCTGGGTGGGATGG
It includes:
- the ESAM gene encoding endothelial cell-selective adhesion molecule, translated to MEPLLLAALAALLGLSSALLEMHVGNVSVSSVRGQQVVLPVWYKSSSQKKPYILWVFERPGASRLQILTYINGIIKVEDTSLKHRIGFVHPVPHFNVSIFINNTQEVDSGQYVCTVNVEDDSAIDGKNIGLLNLTVLVPPSAPTCQIHGSPYVGGNITMSCKSPYGKPIPKYRWERTAPTAQHFIEPFQDPISGNLMLKNLSREMSGTYVCTAKNNAGISKCNITLEVNSYNNAAVIAGAVVGCLIGIGLITVCILQFFVCRKKKKNTQEEMANEIKEDAVAPKTLSWAKGSGSDTVSKNGTLSSVNTTRDHKLYMSKPVSDTASIITAAGSTVGYKPQYTTLRSGTLTPTPSLSSQSLPLYFPPVMNGNHYQNTVPSNRNALHRTNGPQLQPPQQEPAVPQGLTTSTLARMGAVPVMVPAQSHAGSLV